The following coding sequences are from one Eucalyptus grandis isolate ANBG69807.140 chromosome 11, ASM1654582v1, whole genome shotgun sequence window:
- the LOC104426367 gene encoding pyruvate decarboxylase 1, with amino-acid sequence MATSSLSAPFSHWITDSSRPYRKTNHLIAKSAKIHSAINLDAHVGSLETSTLPSEVARPHNGVASIVQPSYSIAALGPSEATLGYHLARRLVEIGVGDVFSVPGDFNLSLLDHLVTEPGLNLIGCCNELNAGYAADGYARSRGVGACVVTFTVGGLSVINAIAGAYSENLPLICIVGGPNSNDYGRNQVLHHTIGLPDFTQELRCFQTVTCHQAVVNNLEDAQEQIDTAIFTALRESKPVYISISCNLTSIPHPTFSRKPITFSLSPRLSDQMVLEAAVEAAAEFLNKAVKPVMVAGPNLRIAKACDTFVELADVSGYAHAVMASAKGLVSTEHHAHFLGTYWGTVSTAFCAEIVESADAYLFAGPIFNDVSSVGYSLLIKKEKAIIVQPDRVVIGNGPTFGFVEMNDFLKALAKRLNRNTTAYENYHRIYIPEGRPLKRDPKEPLRVNVLVQHIQNMLSSKTTVIAETGDMWFNCQKLKLPSGCGYEHQMHYASIGWSVGATLGYAAGAPNKRVIACIGDGSFQMTAQDVSTMLRCGQNSIIFLINNGGYTVEAEIHDGPYNLIKNWNYAGLVDAIHNGEGKCWTTKVCCEEELVEAIETATGPKKDCLCFIEVIVHKDDTCKELLPFGCRLAAVNSRAPVPR; translated from the exons ATGGCAACGTCGTCGTTAAGCGCGCCCTTTTCCCATTGGATCACGGACTCAAGCCGACCCTATCGGAAAACCAACCACCTGATCGCGAAGTCAGCGAAGATTCATAGTGCAATAAACCTGGACGCCCATGTTGGCTCGCTGGAGACGAGCACGCTCCCGTCCGAGGTGGCCCGGCCCCACAATGGCGTCGCCTCCATCGTCCAGCCCTCCTACTCCATCGCGGCCCTTGGCCCCTCAGAGGCCACCCTCGGCTACCATCTGGCTCGCCGGCTCGTTGAGATTGGCGTGGGTGACGTGTTCTCTGTCCCGGGGGACTTCAACCTATCGCTTCTCGATCACCTCGTCACCGAGCCGGGCCTCAACCTCATCGGCTGCTGCAATGAGCTGAACGCTGGGTACGCTGCTGACGGCTATGCCCGGTCCCGAGGTGTGGGCGCCTGTGTGGTGACGTTCACCGTGGGCGGGCTCAGCGTCATAAATGCGATAGCGGGCGCATACAGCGAGAACCTGCCCCTTATCTGCATCGTCGGTGGGCCTAACTCCAACGACTACGGTAGAAACCAGGTCCTCCATCATACCATCGGCTTGCCTGATTTCACCCAAGAACTGCGGTGTTTTCAGACTGTCACTTGCCATCAG GCGGTGGTGAATAACCTTGAAGATGCACAAGAGCAAATCGACACTGCAATCTTTACTGCACTGAGAGAGAGCAAGCCTGTGTACATCAGCATCAGCTGTAACTTAACTTCGATCCCTCACCCTACTTTCAGCCGCAAGCCCATCACCTTTTCGCTCTCTCCCAGGTTGAGCGATCAAATGGTTTTGGAGGCTGCGGTGGAGGCAGCTGCCGAGTTCCTGAACAAGGCAGTGAAGCCCGTCATGGTTGCCGGGCCCAATCTCCGCATCGCAAAGGCATGCGATACCTTTGTCGAATTGGCCGATGTGTCAGGTTATGCCCACGCAGTGATGGCCTCTGCCAAAGGTCTTGTCTCCACCGAGCACCACGCCCACTTCCTCGGGACGTACTGGGGTACAGTGAGCACCGCATTCTGCGCAGAGATCGTGGAGTCTGCCGATGCGTACTTGTTCGCAGGGCCCATCTTCAATGACGTTAGCTCCGTTGGTTACTCCCTCCTTAtcaagaaggagaaggcgaTCATAGTGCAGCCCGATCGGGTCGTGATCGGGAATGGCCCCACCTTTGGGTTTGTCGAGATGAATGATTTCCTCAAGGCACTGGCCAAGCGACTTAACCGCAACACAACGGCTTATGAGAACTACCACCGAATATACATTCCTGAGGGGCGTCCTCTCAAGCGTGACCCTAAGGAGCCACTGAGGGTCAATGTTCTGGTCCAACACATTCAGAACATGCTGTCGAGCAAAACTACTGTGATCGCCGAGACAGGAGATATGTGGTTCAATTGCCAGAAACTTAAATTGCCCAGCGGTTGTGG TTACGAGCACCAAATGCATTATGCATCGATTGGTTGGTCCGTCGGAGCAACTCTTGGATACGCAGCGGGTGCACCTAATAAGCGAGTAATTGCTTGCATCGGCGATGGGAGCTTTCAG ATGACTGCTCAGGATGTCTCGACAATGCTGCGATGCGGACAGAACAGCATCATCTTCCTAATAAACAACGGTGGATACACCGTTGAGGCTGAGATTCACGACGGACCTTACAACCTAATCAAGAACTGGAATTACGCCGGCTTGGTGGACGCTATCCACAACGGGGAGGGCAAGTGCTGGACAACGAAG GTTTGTTGCGAGGAGGAACTTGTGGAGGCGATCGAGACTGCGACTGGGCCCAAGAAAGATTGCTTGTGCTTCATCGAGGTGATCGTGCACAAGGACGACACGTGCAAAGAGTTGCTCCCATTTGGCTGTAGACTTGCAGCCGTCAATAGCCGCGCACCCGTTCCTCGCTAA